The nucleotide window AATACGGACAGCGACAAAAGCTACTTCGACCTCTTTGGGGCGGCCGGTATCAACTTCCGCCTTTCCGAAGCCGTGGGCCTCTTCGTACAGACGGGTCAGCACATTCCACTGAATGCCAACATCGACGGCGACCCGGCCCGCGACGAGAACAAGTGGGACGACCGGTTTCTGCAGCACACAGCCGGCATCACCATTGCCTTCGGCAAAGCCAAGGATACCGATAACGACGGCGTGCCTGACCGTAAAGACCAGTGCCCCGACACCCCGGCCGGCGTAGCCGTGGACGAAAAAGGCTGCCCGCTGGACGGTGACAAGGACGGGGTGCCCGACTACCAGGATAAGTGCCCCACCGAGGCCGGCTCGAAAGCCTTGGAAGGCTGCCCCGACCGCGACAACGACGGTGTGCGCGACTCCGAAGACGACTGCCCCGACCAGGCCGGCAAAGCGGCGCTGCGTGGCTGCCCCGACGCCGACAACGACGGTGTGCGCGACCAGGATGATAAGTGCCCCGACACCCCGGCCGGCACCCAGGTAGACGCTACGGGTTGCCCCCTTAACCTGGACAAGGATGGTGACGGTATTCCCGACAATGTAGACCGCTGCCCCAACACGCCCGCCGGCACCAAAGTAGACTCGCTGGGCTGCCCCGAAATTCCGCAGAGCATCCGCCGCCTCGAGCAGCCGGTGCGCTTCGAAACCAACAGCACCGTTATCAAGCGCACGTCCTACGGCACGCTCGATAAGATGGTACAGGTGCTGAAAGACCACCCCGAGTACGCCGTACGCATCTCGGGCCACGCCGACAGCCGCGGTACCGATGAGTACAACCAGCGCCTCTCGGAGCGCCGCGCCGAATCGGCCAAGCGCTACTTCACCGGCAAGAACATTGACCCGGCCCGGGTAGTCACGCAAGGCTTCGGCGAGTCGAAGCCGGCGACAGCCAACGGCTCGGCCGCAGGAATGGCGAAAAACCGCCGCGTCGAATTCAAGTTCGAGTTCTACATCCCGAGCCAGCCCCAGCCCTAAGCTGCCTGGCACTTGACACAAAAAAGGCGAACCATAGCGGTTCGCCTTTTTTGTGCCCCGTGCTGAAAGGCTTACAGTATGGCAGGACGGCCGGGCAGCATACTCGCTTGGAAAATGCGGGCAATATTCAAGGCCAAGGAGCCGGGCAGCAACTCGTCAACCGCCAGGAGCAGGGTGTCTGAGCGCTGAAAATAGGCCTTGTTGATGGGTGGCGAAGTACTCGAAGAAGAGCTGCCGCTGGTAGTGCGGCAAAGCAGCTTATGAGGTGGGCTCGGGGGCGTAGGGCAGATACACGGAGAAGGTTGTACCGACGTCCAGCTGGCTGTGCACCTCAATATGACCACCTACGTTTTCGACGATGCGCTTGACCATGTAGAGCCCGATGCCCGAGCCTTCCACATGGTTGTGCAGGCGCCGGAACATGGCAAAAAGCTCCGGGTAGCGGCTTTCCTTGATACCCAACCCGTTGTCTTGTACGCTCAGCACCACAAACTTACTGCTCGGGTCCGGCCGGCAGTAGATGCGCACGTGGGGTGAACGGTCCGGATGGCGGTACTTCACCGCGTTGCTGAGCAGGTTATACACCACGCTCCGCAGGTTCTTGAGCGAAAATGCGACGCGCGGGCAGGCGGCCACGTCTAGCATTACGCGCGCACCGGTAGCGTTAAGCAGTGGCTGCAGGTCGTGGCACACATCCTCAATAACGGGCTGCAGAAGCACATCCGTAACCAGCGGCTCGTCGTGCTCCTGCTGCAGCCGGGTGATGTCGCTCAGATGGCCAATCGTGCGCTGGAAGCGGGCCACCGACTCCTGCATCATCGTCAGCAGCGGAACCACGTCGTAGGTCTGCTGCACCTCGGCCGGCAGCTGGGCCTGCAGGGCGTAGAGCAGGCCTTCGATATTGGTGATGGGCGACTTCAGGTCGTGGGAAGCCGTGTAGATGAAGTTGTCCAGGTCTACGTTCGTACGCGTGAGCTGCTCGTTGGAGTGCTGGAGCTGCTGCTGCGAATGTCGGAGCGCCTCTTCGGCCTGTTTGGCCTCGGTGATGTCGAGCACGAACTTGACGCATTCGGTTTCATCGAGGCGCTTGCCGGCCGAGAGGCCCCACCAGCGGGAGCCGTCGGGGCGCAGGTACTGCTTCTCGAAGGGGGTACTCTCGCCGGCGGCGCGCAGCTCCTGCAGGGCCCGGTGGGTGGGCGTAATAAACTCGGGCGCCGTCAGCGCGTCCAGGTAGGCGTGCCCGTTGGCCAGCTCGGCACGGCTGTAGCCGCTCATGCGCTCGAAGGCGGCGTTGCTGTCGTGAATACCGCCCTCCAGATCGAAGAAAAGCACCCCCACCGTAGCGATGGACAGAGCCCTTTGCAGGCGCTTTTCACTGCGGCGCAGGGCTACCTCGGCCTGTTTCCGGTCATGAATATCAACGGACGAGCCAAACCAGCGGGTTATCTGGCCGCTAATCGGGTCGAGAAACGGCTCGGCGCGCACCAGGAACCAGCTGTACGTGCCATCGGCCGCCCGAATGCGGTGCTCCACCTGAAAGCCGGTGCCGCTTTGCCGCGCTTCTTCGAAGGCCTGCATTGTGCGCCGGGCATCCTCGGGGTGCACAAATTCGTCGGTCACAATAGCGGCCGTGCCCGGCTCGTAGGCCACACCAGTATAGCGGCTCCACTGCCGGTTGAAAAACTCCGTGTGGCCCTCCGCGTCCGTTATCCAAACAATCTGCGGCACGGCGTCGGCCATAATCCGGAACCGCTCTTCCGATTCGCGCAGGGCGGCGGCGGTGCGGGCATGCATTACGGCGGCCCAGGTGCGCTCAGCCGTTTCTTCCAGCAAGGCTAGCTCGTCGTCGGTCCAGGCGTGGGCTTCCAGTTCGTGCATGAACAGCACGGCTACCAGCCGACCCTCCCTGAGCAGCGGTACGTTGACGGTGGCTCCGAGGTGCAGCGCCGCGTGGGCCGCCTTTTCTGCTTCGGTGAGCAACGGGTCGTGGGCTACATCGGGGCGAACCACAGTTTTTCCCTCTTTGAGCGTCCGCAGCAGCTCCGGCCCGTAGTCGTCATAGTGGTAGCGGCCCTCAATGCCGGGCACACCGCTGCGGGTGTAAGTGCGCGTGACAACGATGTGGGCGTCGTCGCCCTGGTCCTCGGCATAGCCGACGCGGCCGGCGCCCAGGTACTGGCCCAAAGCGCAAGCTGCCTGGTACTGAATATCGGCCGGGTTGGTCAGGTGACGCAGCTGGTCGCTGAGCTGGAGCAGAAAAGCCTGCTGCTGCTCACTTTTACGCAATGCTTCTTCGGCCTGCCGGCGCTGCGAAATATCATTGAACAGCACGGCCACCCGGTGCTGGCCCGGCTCACCCACACGAAAGGCATACACATCGTACCAGCGGTGCAGGGGCTCGGCCCGCTGCTCAAAGCGCTGGGGCTGGCCTGTCAGCGCCACGCCCCCGTAGATGTCGAACCAATGCTGCTCCAGCTGGGGGGCCATTTCCCCGACGGTGCGCCCGGTGGCATCTACCAAACCGGTCTGCAGCTCAAACGCGCGGTTCACTTCCTCAAAGCGGTAGTCAATGGCCTGCTGCTGGTCATTGAACAGCACCTCAATCAGACAGAAGCCTTCATCGATGGAGTTGAAAAGCGTGTGGTACCTGGTTTCGCTGGCGCGCAGGGCTGCCTCAGCCTGGCGGCGCTCCGTTACGGGCTGGGCGCGGCCACCCACAGCCTCCACTTCGCCATCGGCCCCAAATAGTGGGACAAAGATGTATTCGTACTCGCCCGCTTGGCCGGTAGAGCTGGTGTAGGGCGTTTCCCCCGTCACGGCCTGCCGGGTGGCAATTACCTGCTGAATCTGGGCCTGCAGGAGCGTGGCTAGCGGCGCCGGATACTCCAGGTCAGAGAAGCTTTTACCAACGGCCTGCTGCAGCGTCAGCCCCCACAAATCGAGCAAAGGCTTGTTGACGTAGCGGAAACGGCTTTCCAGGTCGAGGAGGTACACAAACTCCTGCAGGCTGCCCAGCACCGCATCGAAGCGCGCTAGCTGCTGAATGCCGTCGGCCTGAAGACTGGCAGGCTCCGCAGCTGCGTCGGGCGCCGCCGTAAAACTGAGCAGTAGGCCGCCGCCCAACCACTGCCCGGCGAGGCGTAGACAAGTTTGTTGGCTGATAACGGCCTGAGGCAAGTGAAACGAGCCGGGCTTGCTGGCCGAAAACGCGTCGCGCAGAAATGCCCAGGTTCCATCCGTGGGGCTTGCTGGGAACTGCTGCGTGAAGGTGGCTATTGGCTGAGCCGGCAGCTGCAGCAGGCGCTGGGCGGCCGGGTTGAGGTAGGTTAAAGTCAGATCTACGAGCGTGCCAGCCTCGTTGCAGATGGGTGTGCAGAGCACCAGACCATTTGCCGCAAGGTCGAGCACCGCGGAAAGCAACGGGCCGGATGGAAACAGTTCGGGGTTCTGAAACGAGAAATCAACAGGCATGGCAGCGCAGGGTGGAGTGCGAAAATACACGTCCGCTAAGGGAGCTATCTACGCATATTTCGGCAGATGAGAGGAAAAAAGGTGCGGTTGAACTCCTGTGCACAGCCCAATAAACCCCCTGGCATTGAGTCTGCCGTAGCCCCTACGTATAGCTCGGCAAGGCTGGAAAAAGCTTATAGCGGGAAATTGGCGACTTACCATATAGTAATAGTGTCGCTAGGCTGCTCAGCCGTTTAGCTGCCCAATACCTACCAGTTTGGCCCGACTACATCTGTACGTATTGTAATAAAGAGGAAACGTGCGTCAGCCAAAGTGTTTCTGCGGACAGAGCAAGAAAAGACGCACCGAATAGAACGCAAAAAGCCTGCCCGAACGTGCTGCCATTTGCGGGGCAGGCAGGTTCGGGCAGGCTTGTAGAGCAATGCGGCGTCCAGAAGACGAGCCAGTTGCGCTTAGGTGAACAGCGGGCTGGTGGCCACTACAAAATGGCGGGCAATGCTCTTCACCGTGGCTGGGTCCAGCGGCTCATCAAACGCCTCGGAGGCGGCCGCGGTGGTAATGGTCATGCCGGTGGTATTGCTTACAATGGGCACTCCGGCCTGGGTTGTGTTGCTTTCTGCCGGGAAGAAGATATCCGTAGGGCCGCCCGTGGACGGGTTGCCCGGGCCGTAGACCAGGGCCGTAGACGGGTTGGTATCCGGCGAAGGGCCGCCGTTATCGGTGCCCGAAATCCAGCTTTTGGGTTGCTCGTTCAGGTTGCTTAAGTCGCCGGGCACCGTGGTGGCTGTGGCACCGGCCGCTACCCCCCGGCGCACGGTGCGCACGTGTGAAGAATGGCGCGCCTCCACGGAATGAATGTTGAGGGCTGCCTGCAGCACGTCCGGGTTAGGCATCAGGGTAGGAGCCCCACCTTTGTAGGCCCGCACGCCCGTATCCACGAACGACTGGGAAACGCCCAGGAACAGGGCATAATTGGCGAAAACCGCAGCAAACGGCCCCAGCTGGGTGCCTTTGCCCCCGCTGTAGTCGAAGGTAGCACGGCCGGGGTCGGGAATGGCGGCGTTACCGAGCGTTTCGCGCAGCACCTTGATGTGGCCCGACTCATCATTGCGAATCGTCTCGAAGGCGGGCTGGTCGGTTCCCGGAATCAGGTTGGGCGCTTTCAGGCCACTATCGTAGAAGTAAAACTCCAGGTACTCCAGGCTCAAAGCCAGGTTCAGCACCGCCGTAATATCGGCCGGGAGCGTGCTGGTTTGCCCGTAGGCCCGTTGGAAAAGGCCACTGACCAGGCCGGGCAGCATAGCTGCCGTTACGGCTTTGCCGGCCGTGCCGAAGTGGCGAAAAATGCGGCGGCGCGGATCCAGCCGCTCATACACCTCGGGGTCAACCCGCTCGATGTCGGCAAGTAGTTTCAGTAAATCCATGATGAAGAAAGTCGGGTTAAAGATGATAGGGGCCGCCGTTTAGCGCAGGTTCCTGGCACTGAGCTTGGAACCGGGCCGCAGAAACTTGTTGGCCTCGTTGAGGACCTGCTCCGGCGTTTTGGAGCGCTCCATGCCGGTACCGGTGCCTGCGCCGGGGGTGGAGGCATCCCCGCTGGGCGTAAACACATCCACTACATCGGAGGCCACAAAGGAGTTGTACTGCCGCAGGTCGCGGATGAGGGCCGCGTGCCGGGCCTCCACCGAAACTATCTTACCAGCCAGCACCAGGTTGGCTGCTGTCTTAATGTAGCGGCCGGCGCCGTTGTACGCCGCCACGCCCAGGTCTTCAAACGTCTGGGCATTGAGTAGCACCTGTTCCCGGCTGTCAAAGTTGATACTGTCGAAGTCCGGCTCCAGGGCCTTGATGGCGTTATTGCCCAAGGCTTTTTAAAAAAAGTCGGCGTGGGCCTGCTCGTGCATAGCCAGATCATCCAAGATCTGTTTTTCGGCGCTGGTACTGGCTAAGCCTTTGTAGTAGCTGCCGGTTTTGATGCGGGCATAAAAAGCCGCTTCCAGCTGTTCCAGCGCATAGGCGTAGTTCAGCACGCCCGTATCATCGGAGCCCACATCCAGCAGGGAGGCGTCAGCCGGTTCGTCGTCATCATCATCGCAGCCGACCAGCAACAAGCCGGTTAGCGCGGCACCGGCACCGGTGTAGCGGAGAAAGGCGCGGCGTCCTTCATGAGCCGGCCCAATGGGTGCCGCTGGCTGCGGTACCTGTGAAGGAGTATTTTGCATAGGTAAAAGACTATTTTCAATGTGAAACATGCTATTGCCTACGCTGCCTGTTAGCCTGCCGGGCTCCTGACTCACCGGAAATACGGGTTTTATGGGAGGAAATACCGGTTTTGTACAAGCGTCCGTATTTTCCACAGGGCTGCCCGCTGCCGCCGACTCAGCCCGGAAAGCAAGCAGAGGCAGGCTGGTCCGCTACCACTTTCGACAGCAGGCCGCTCAGCAACCGGCGCACATCTGCTACTCCGGCCACCGCGTAGCGGGCTAGAGAGCGGGAGGTGGGGCCTACCTTCAGCGTGTAGGCCTCGGGCGGCAGGGCCGCAAAGGTGTCCTCGTCGGTCCGGTCGTCGCCCAGGGCCAGCACAAATGGCTGCGAATCTGCGCTGAGCCACTGGGCCGCCGCCGTACCCTTGTTGATGCCCGCGTGCTTAATTTCAAGCACCCTGTTGCCTTCCAGCACCTGCAGCTCGGTACTGGACGTCATAAAGGTGAGGTGGTTGAGCAGGTCGCGGGCGCGTACGGCCCCCAGGCCGGCGTCGGCGCGGCGCCAGTGCCACGCCAGCGAATAGTCCTTTTCCTCGATATAGGAGCCGGGCGTACGGCTGACGTACTGCTCCAGCATAGGCCGGATGTCACGCTTCCACTCGGCCCGCAGCCCTTCCTGAAACAGGTGCCAGTCTTCGCCAGCCCGTCGCAGCCACACCCCGTGCTCGGCAATAAAATCGATGGGCAAGTGCCCCAGCCAGCTATCCAGCGTGGCCTGGTCGCGCCCACTGATGAGGACCACGCGGTTGCGGGCATCGGCAGCCAGGTTACTCAAAAGCTTCAGCAGCTCCTGATCGGGCCGGGCATACTGTGGATTTGGGTGGAAGCGTACCAGCGTGCCATCGTAGTCGAGCAGGAGCAGGCGCCGGGAAGCGGCTTGGTAATCCTGGTGCAACCGTGCCTCGGCGTGGGCATCCAGTTCGTCGGTAGCCAGGGTCAGCTGCTTGATTTTGCTGTACGCCAAACGGTCCAGAAAGAGCCTGGTCCAGGCAAACACGTCGTACTGACGCACCAGCGCCTGCATGGCTGCCATCCGGATTTGCTGCTCTTCCGCAGGCATTTGCAGCGCTTCCCGCATGGCCTCAGCCAGCTGGCCGGTATCCGTGGGATTGATAAGCAGAGCGTCGGCCAGCTCCTGCGCAGCCCCGGCCCGCTCACTTAGGATCAGCACCCCGCGCTGGTCGGCTTGGCTGGCAATAAACTCCTTGGCCACCAGGTTCATCCCGTCGCGCACGGGCGTCACCAGCGCCACTTCCGCCAACCGGTACAGGGCGGCCAGCTCCTCGAAGGGGAAGGAGCGGTAGAAATAGTGAATGGGCGTCCAGCTAATGGTGCGGTACTGGGCATTGATGCGGCCCACCAACTCGTCGATTTCCTCTTTCAGAGCGGCGTACTGCGCCACCTGGTCACGCGAAGGCACTACTACCATCAGCAGGCTCACTTGCTCACGCCACTCCGGGTTGCGCTGCAGCAGCAGCTCGAAGGCCCGCAGCCGCTGGGCTATGCCCTTGGAGTAGTCGAGCCGGTCGATGCTCAGTACCACCTGCACGTCGCCCAAAGCCTCCCGGTAAACCGCCTCGTGGCGCTGGGCCACCGCCGAAGCGGCTGCCTCGGCGTAGCGGTGGTAGTCGATACCCATGGGCAGTGCATCGACCAGTATCGTGCGGGTAGCCGTTTCCACTTGCCCATTGTGGTTGGGCAGCCCGAGCAGGTGCGACACCGCACTCAGGAAGTGGTGCATGTAGTCGAAGGTGTGGAAGCCAATCAAATCGGCTCCCAGCATGCCCTCAACCAACTCGGCCCCCCAGGGCAGCACGCGAATGAGCTCGTAGGAAGGGAAGGGAATGTGCAGAAAAAAGCCAATAGTAGCCTCGGGCCGGGCCTGCCGCAGCAGGGCCGGCAGTAGCAGCAGCTGGTAGTCGTGCACCCAGATGGTATCTTCGGGCCCGGCCAGGGCCAGCACGGCCTGGCAAAATTTCTCGTTCACGGCCACGTAGGCTTCCCAGTGGCTCTGCTCGTAGGTGGCGTACTGCGAGAAGTAGTGGAAGGTGGGCCAGAGCGTGGAGTTGCTGAAGCCCTCGTAGAAGTCCCGGATTTCGGCCTCTGTCAGAAACACGGGCACCATGCTGTCGGCCTTCAGCTGCTCGCGCACCTGTTCCTGTTCGGCGGGCTCATCCACCGACAGCCCTGGCCAGCCTACCCACACGTTGCCTTCGGCCTTGTAGATGGAGCCCAGCCCCGTGGCCAGGCCACCTTCGCTGGGCTGAAACGCAAGGCCTTCTTCGGTGCGCTGCCCCTTGGTGGGCAGGCGGTTGGAGACAATAATCGTTCTGGACATCAATTCTGCCGCGCCGGGTAATCGTTCGAAAGCTAGGCGTGCGCACCAGGCATGCGCGCGCGCCGGATAAGCAATGGTTTTGACGGGCGCCCCGTCTACTCAGGTTCGTTGAAGCCCGGCAGAGTAAAGCACTGCCCTTTGGACAACAGGTGGAGGCGCAGGTCGCGTATAGAAAATACTTCGCCGGGCTTAATCTCATAAATGGTGTTGCCGGTGCAGTTATGCCCGTCGAGCAGTACCACGATTCCGTTGCCCAGCACTTCCAGCTCGCTGCCTTTGCTTACCAGCACGGCCGTGTCTTCTTCCAGCCCCAGCCCGATGCAGCCCGGGTTCGTGGCAATAATCTGCGCCATGCGCACGATGCGGCCGCGGGCCACAAAATGGGTGTCGATGGCTACGTCGCGCAGCAGCTGCAGGCCGGTGGTAATGTGGATTTCATCCTTGACAAACCCGGCGTTGTTGCGCCCCTGGTACACCATGGGCGTGCTCATGGCTGCCGCCCCGGCGCTGGTGCCGGCAATAAGAATGGGCTCCTGGTAATAGCGCTCCGTGAGGCGGCTCAGCAGTTTGGTTCCGCCGAGCAGAGCCGTAAGGCGTAGCTGGTCGCCGCCGGTGAGCATCACCCCATCAGCCCGGTTGATAACGTCCAAGGCTTCGGGGCTGTTGGCTTGTTCGCGGCTCTGGATGTCAAGCACTTCAACGTGCTCAATGCCAAGCTCCGAAAAGAGTTTTACGTAGTCCTGGGCAGCTTCTTCTGGCTCTTCAGAAGCAGTGGGAATTACAACGATGGTGCGGGAGCCGGACAGCTCATCGACGAAGCGCTGCAGGATGAAGTCCGCTGAGGTATCGTAGGTAGGATTTTCCTGGTCGGACGTCTGGCGCTGTTCGTGGCCGCCAATGGCGAGCAGGCGCCCTTTGGGGCGGGGAATACGGGTAGGCATTGCAAGAAAGAAGTTAAAAGACAGCGCGCATGTTCCGACCAGCAGGGGCGGTCAGAAACATGCGTGCTGAAATGCGGGGCAACCAAGCCAGCGTGGCAGTTGCTCCCAGCCCGTCAATACAGTTTGCGGTAAGGAAAGGCTCAGCCCTTTTTACGGCTCAAAAACGGGGCAGGAGCCGCTATAAATACGGATTTTGGAATCGGGGAAACCCGTATTTGGGCATTCGGAGCGGCTATTCGACCGGCCGGCTTCTCTCAGCCAGAAGCGTAGGTAATGCGCCGCTGTCACCAGTCCGTAAACTGATGCCCCGCCCGGTAAACGTGCAGCCAAAGCGGCCAGCCGTAGGGCGCCCGCCTTGGTATACAGGGCCATAGGTGGGACTGGGTTGCTGCCGAACACTAAGGAAAGCTTCCACAACTGTCCTCCACGAAAGGACAGCCAGCGCCGACTGCGCGACTACGTCGGCCGGAGTGCGTTCGGAGTTTATGGCGGGACTAAAACAAGGCAGACTCATGCCTTATCTAACGGCCTGTTTCCGGCATTCAAACCTGGAGAAACTACTGATTTTACGGGAACAGCTTCCGGTTTCAGCTCCGTATTTATCCGTGGCAACTGATTTTGGCGGAACATATAGTATTGAAATCCAAGCTATTAATTTTAGCTATCCTGCCTCGTTGAGTTTGTCTGCCCAGAAGCCGGTCTATAACTATTGCGAAGACAGGTCGGTAAAAAACCCGTGGACAGTCTGGGTGCGGTAGGGCTCTATTGAGAGCCGGCCCCGCTAAGCGGGTGGCGCAGCGCAGGGCATTGGCGGTCGGTTCAGGTTGGTATCTATTGAGCAGAGAATGAAGAAAGAGGAAATTCATTTAGCCGATTGGCAGCGGATTCTGCTGGGCCAGGCCCCGCTGGAGTTTCTGCTGGAAGTGGTGGTGCGCACCCTCATCGTCTACGTGGTGCTGCTGCTGGCCATGCGCCTGCTGGGCAAGCGCATGAGTGCCCAGCTTACCGTGGCCGAGTTATCAGTGATGATTATGCTAGGCGGTATCGTGTCGGTGCCGATGCAGATTCCGGACCGGGGTATTCTGCACGGTTTGCTCGTGTTGGCCTGCGTAGTAGGACTCTACCGGGGCATCAACTGGCTGGCCTTCCGGTTCCGGCGCGTAGAACTCCTTACGCAGGGCGACGTGCACATAGTGGTAGCCGATGGCGTGCTGGACCTGGACACGATGGCCCGCATCCGACTCTCGCGCCAGCAGCTGTTTGCCAACCTCCGGGCCGACGGAATGCAGCAGCTGGGGCAGGTAAAGCGGGTGTATGTCGAGGCCAATGGTGAGTTCAGCATTTATCCGCAGGAGCCGCCCCGGCCGGGCTTGTCGCTGCTGCCCGAAAAAGACGCCGCCATACGGCAGGCCGAGCCCGCAGATAGCAGTGTGAACATCTGCCAGCAATGCGGCCAACATATGCCCGCCCACCAGCTGGTTGCTCCCTGCCCGACCTGTGGCCACCAGCAGTGGGCCCACGGTATAAACCATATGTGATAGACCCGCTATGAAGCCCGAAGAAATCCACCTCAGCGACTGGCAGCGCATCCTTGTGGGCGAAGTGCCCGGCAGCTTTTACCTTGAGGCCATCCTGCGTGCGGGGTTTATCTACCTGCTGCTGCTGCTCGGTATGCGCCTGATGGGCAACCGCATGGGCTCAGTACTGACCCGTAATGAGATGACAGCTATGGTATCCCTGGCCGCGGCGAACGGGGTAGCCCTAATGGCGCCCGACAGGGGGCTGCTGCCGGTGGTAGTGGTGGCCGCCGTCATCATCGGCTACCAGCGCCTGATTGCGTGGCAGGCGTTGCGCAGCGAGAAGTTTGAAAGCGCCGTGCTCGACGACGTGCGTATTCTGGTGCAGGATGGCCAGCTGCAGCTACCTAAGCTGGAAGCCAGTGTACTGTCGCGTGAGCAGCTGTTTGCGCGCCTGCGGCAGGAAGGTATCCGCAACCTGGGCAATGTACAACGAGCCTATCAGGAAGCCAACGGGGCCTTTTCCCTGCTTACTTTCCCCGAGCCCCGGCCTGGTCTGTCCATCCTGCCCACAGCAGACACATCCTTTCGGGAAGAGCAAAAAAAGGCCGCTGGCCAGTTTGCCTGCGGCCGCTGTGCCGAGCTAGTGCCCGGCCAGCAAGCCCCTACC belongs to Hymenobacter sp. J193 and includes:
- a CDS encoding YetF domain-containing protein, translated to MKPEEIHLSDWQRILVGEVPGSFYLEAILRAGFIYLLLLLGMRLMGNRMGSVLTRNEMTAMVSLAAANGVALMAPDRGLLPVVVVAAVIIGYQRLIAWQALRSEKFESAVLDDVRILVQDGQLQLPKLEASVLSREQLFARLRQEGIRNLGNVQRAYQEANGAFSLLTFPEPRPGLSILPTADTSFREEQKKAAGQFACGRCAELVPGQQAPTSPCPRCGEQEWQPAVLE
- a CDS encoding PAS domain S-box protein, coding for MPVDFSFQNPELFPSGPLLSAVLDLAANGLVLCTPICNEAGTLVDLTLTYLNPAAQRLLQLPAQPIATFTQQFPASPTDGTWAFLRDAFSASKPGSFHLPQAVISQQTCLRLAGQWLGGGLLLSFTAAPDAAAEPASLQADGIQQLARFDAVLGSLQEFVYLLDLESRFRYVNKPLLDLWGLTLQQAVGKSFSDLEYPAPLATLLQAQIQQVIATRQAVTGETPYTSSTGQAGEYEYIFVPLFGADGEVEAVGGRAQPVTERRQAEAALRASETRYHTLFNSIDEGFCLIEVLFNDQQQAIDYRFEEVNRAFELQTGLVDATGRTVGEMAPQLEQHWFDIYGGVALTGQPQRFEQRAEPLHRWYDVYAFRVGEPGQHRVAVLFNDISQRRQAEEALRKSEQQQAFLLQLSDQLRHLTNPADIQYQAACALGQYLGAGRVGYAEDQGDDAHIVVTRTYTRSGVPGIEGRYHYDDYGPELLRTLKEGKTVVRPDVAHDPLLTEAEKAAHAALHLGATVNVPLLREGRLVAVLFMHELEAHAWTDDELALLEETAERTWAAVMHARTAAALRESEERFRIMADAVPQIVWITDAEGHTEFFNRQWSRYTGVAYEPGTAAIVTDEFVHPEDARRTMQAFEEARQSGTGFQVEHRIRAADGTYSWFLVRAEPFLDPISGQITRWFGSSVDIHDRKQAEVALRRSEKRLQRALSIATVGVLFFDLEGGIHDSNAAFERMSGYSRAELANGHAYLDALTAPEFITPTHRALQELRAAGESTPFEKQYLRPDGSRWWGLSAGKRLDETECVKFVLDITEAKQAEEALRHSQQQLQHSNEQLTRTNVDLDNFIYTASHDLKSPITNIEGLLYALQAQLPAEVQQTYDVVPLLTMMQESVARFQRTIGHLSDITRLQQEHDEPLVTDVLLQPVIEDVCHDLQPLLNATGARVMLDVAACPRVAFSLKNLRSVVYNLLSNAVKYRHPDRSPHVRIYCRPDPSSKFVVLSVQDNGLGIKESRYPELFAMFRRLHNHVEGSGIGLYMVKRIVENVGGHIEVHSQLDVGTTFSVYLPYAPEPTS
- a CDS encoding OmpA family protein — its product is MRKILASALLSGAALLAAAPDGSAQTADRKTAISLTGNAFQYKGNFGSDFWKWGENKYGPGISINRYLSPGLDVLLSGNYVEFKKTTSPLSGPYYGSNFATNVVNVNLGLKLKLNNGWALKEDAVIQPYLLAAPGWTYTSREGTINRDGASLNTDSDKSYFDLFGAAGINFRLSEAVGLFVQTGQHIPLNANIDGDPARDENKWDDRFLQHTAGITIAFGKAKDTDNDGVPDRKDQCPDTPAGVAVDEKGCPLDGDKDGVPDYQDKCPTEAGSKALEGCPDRDNDGVRDSEDDCPDQAGKAALRGCPDADNDGVRDQDDKCPDTPAGTQVDATGCPLNLDKDGDGIPDNVDRCPNTPAGTKVDSLGCPEIPQSIRRLEQPVRFETNSTVIKRTSYGTLDKMVQVLKDHPEYAVRISGHADSRGTDEYNQRLSERRAESAKRYFTGKNIDPARVVTQGFGESKPATANGSAAGMAKNRRVEFKFEFYIPSQPQP
- a CDS encoding DUF421 domain-containing protein, whose translation is MKKEEIHLADWQRILLGQAPLEFLLEVVVRTLIVYVVLLLAMRLLGKRMSAQLTVAELSVMIMLGGIVSVPMQIPDRGILHGLLVLACVVGLYRGINWLAFRFRRVELLTQGDVHIVVADGVLDLDTMARIRLSRQQLFANLRADGMQQLGQVKRVYVEANGEFSIYPQEPPRPGLSLLPEKDAAIRQAEPADSSVNICQQCGQHMPAHQLVAPCPTCGHQQWAHGINHM
- a CDS encoding ferritin-like domain-containing protein; the protein is MDLLKLLADIERVDPEVYERLDPRRRIFRHFGTAGKAVTAAMLPGLVSGLFQRAYGQTSTLPADITAVLNLALSLEYLEFYFYDSGLKAPNLIPGTDQPAFETIRNDESGHIKVLRETLGNAAIPDPGRATFDYSGGKGTQLGPFAAVFANYALFLGVSQSFVDTGVRAYKGGAPTLMPNPDVLQAALNIHSVEARHSSHVRTVRRGVAAGATATTVPGDLSNLNEQPKSWISGTDNGGPSPDTNPSTALVYGPGNPSTGGPTDIFFPAESNTTQAGVPIVSNTTGMTITTAAASEAFDEPLDPATVKSIARHFVVATSPLFT
- a CDS encoding bifunctional alpha,alpha-trehalose-phosphate synthase (UDP-forming)/trehalose-phosphatase, giving the protein MSRTIIVSNRLPTKGQRTEEGLAFQPSEGGLATGLGSIYKAEGNVWVGWPGLSVDEPAEQEQVREQLKADSMVPVFLTEAEIRDFYEGFSNSTLWPTFHYFSQYATYEQSHWEAYVAVNEKFCQAVLALAGPEDTIWVHDYQLLLLPALLRQARPEATIGFFLHIPFPSYELIRVLPWGAELVEGMLGADLIGFHTFDYMHHFLSAVSHLLGLPNHNGQVETATRTILVDALPMGIDYHRYAEAAASAVAQRHEAVYREALGDVQVVLSIDRLDYSKGIAQRLRAFELLLQRNPEWREQVSLLMVVVPSRDQVAQYAALKEEIDELVGRINAQYRTISWTPIHYFYRSFPFEELAALYRLAEVALVTPVRDGMNLVAKEFIASQADQRGVLILSERAGAAQELADALLINPTDTGQLAEAMREALQMPAEEQQIRMAAMQALVRQYDVFAWTRLFLDRLAYSKIKQLTLATDELDAHAEARLHQDYQAASRRLLLLDYDGTLVRFHPNPQYARPDQELLKLLSNLAADARNRVVLISGRDQATLDSWLGHLPIDFIAEHGVWLRRAGEDWHLFQEGLRAEWKRDIRPMLEQYVSRTPGSYIEEKDYSLAWHWRRADAGLGAVRARDLLNHLTFMTSSTELQVLEGNRVLEIKHAGINKGTAAAQWLSADSQPFVLALGDDRTDEDTFAALPPEAYTLKVGPTSRSLARYAVAGVADVRRLLSGLLSKVVADQPASACFPG
- a CDS encoding cyanophycinase, with translation MPTRIPRPKGRLLAIGGHEQRQTSDQENPTYDTSADFILQRFVDELSGSRTIVVIPTASEEPEEAAQDYVKLFSELGIEHVEVLDIQSREQANSPEALDVINRADGVMLTGGDQLRLTALLGGTKLLSRLTERYYQEPILIAGTSAGAAAMSTPMVYQGRNNAGFVKDEIHITTGLQLLRDVAIDTHFVARGRIVRMAQIIATNPGCIGLGLEEDTAVLVSKGSELEVLGNGIVVLLDGHNCTGNTIYEIKPGEVFSIRDLRLHLLSKGQCFTLPGFNEPE